The Penaeus chinensis breed Huanghai No. 1 chromosome 36, ASM1920278v2, whole genome shotgun sequence genome includes a region encoding these proteins:
- the LOC125045073 gene encoding uncharacterized protein LOC125045073 isoform X1, with product MKTAMTRKSTATGRLPRLESAQPGSPQDLRGANYSKLKDRHKSQQSREKVMFLPILDGDEEHPLPYYTTGEVAFPALAEVPWKTDEKRKLRAQAEIFNRDTRLQDALLEDLISDTIMEEIVATASVVLQESKYQEEEDQVIAGLIEEVLVMPEVQQQVYIIAWSLLYDTGRSLPHQEFLDLKKREEELHLEPVAKEALLAHVLEGEDWADDLKEEKILSEISWDILVFNYHRNLQENALSKNYALKILQEKMVSQAAGEEVFRDGLLDNLEEEFNSFDELEKLTAPPRMG from the exons ATGAAGACTGCAATGACTCGCAAAAGCACAGCGACAGGACGCCTCCCCAG GCTAGAGTCGGCGCAGCCGGGGTCCCCACAAGACCTGCGCGGAGCCAACTACTCCAAGCTCAAAGACAGACACAAATCGCAACAGTCTCGCGAGAA AGTGATGTTCCTGCCCATACTGGATGGAGACGAGGAGCACCCGCTGCCCTACTACACGACGGGCGAGGTGGCCTTCCCCGCCCTCGCCGAAGTCCCGTGGAAGACTGACGAGAAGCGCAAGTTGAGGGCGCAGGCGGAg ATATTCAACCGAGACACAAGACTCCAGGACGCGCTGCTCGAGGACCTCATCAGCGACACCATCATGGAGGAGATCGTCGCCACGGCTTCAGTGGTCCTTCAGGAGAGCAAGTACCAG gaggaggaggaccaagtCATCGCCGGCCTGATCGAGGAGGTGCTCGTGATGCCGGAGGTGCAGCAGCAGGTGTACATCATCGCCTGGTCTCTCCTCTACGACACGGGGCGCTCTCTGCCCCATCAGGAGTTCCTCGACctcaagaagagagaggaggagctccACCTCGAACCGGTGGCTAAGGAGGCTCTGTTGGCGCACGTGCTGGAG GGCGAGGACTGGGCAGACGATCTCAAGGAAGAGAAGATCCTTTCCGAGATCTCGTGGGACATCTTGGTGTTCAACTACCACCGGAATCTCCAAGAAAATGCTCTTTCCAAGAACTATGCTCTCAAGATCCTGCAG gaaaagATGGTGTCCCAGGCCGCAGGAGAGGAAGTGTTCCGAGACGGACTGCTGGACAATCTCGAGGAGGAATTCAACTCCTTCGACGAATTGGAGAAGCTCACAGCGCCGCCTCgcatggggtag
- the LOC125045073 gene encoding uncharacterized protein LOC125045073 isoform X2: protein MTYYLSPRLESAQPGSPQDLRGANYSKLKDRHKSQQSREKVMFLPILDGDEEHPLPYYTTGEVAFPALAEVPWKTDEKRKLRAQAEIFNRDTRLQDALLEDLISDTIMEEIVATASVVLQESKYQEEEDQVIAGLIEEVLVMPEVQQQVYIIAWSLLYDTGRSLPHQEFLDLKKREEELHLEPVAKEALLAHVLEGEDWADDLKEEKILSEISWDILVFNYHRNLQENALSKNYALKILQEKMVSQAAGEEVFRDGLLDNLEEEFNSFDELEKLTAPPRMG, encoded by the exons ATGACGTACTATCTCTCCCCGAGGCTAGAGTCGGCGCAGCCGGGGTCCCCACAAGACCTGCGCGGAGCCAACTACTCCAAGCTCAAAGACAGACACAAATCGCAACAGTCTCGCGAGAA AGTGATGTTCCTGCCCATACTGGATGGAGACGAGGAGCACCCGCTGCCCTACTACACGACGGGCGAGGTGGCCTTCCCCGCCCTCGCCGAAGTCCCGTGGAAGACTGACGAGAAGCGCAAGTTGAGGGCGCAGGCGGAg ATATTCAACCGAGACACAAGACTCCAGGACGCGCTGCTCGAGGACCTCATCAGCGACACCATCATGGAGGAGATCGTCGCCACGGCTTCAGTGGTCCTTCAGGAGAGCAAGTACCAG gaggaggaggaccaagtCATCGCCGGCCTGATCGAGGAGGTGCTCGTGATGCCGGAGGTGCAGCAGCAGGTGTACATCATCGCCTGGTCTCTCCTCTACGACACGGGGCGCTCTCTGCCCCATCAGGAGTTCCTCGACctcaagaagagagaggaggagctccACCTCGAACCGGTGGCTAAGGAGGCTCTGTTGGCGCACGTGCTGGAG GGCGAGGACTGGGCAGACGATCTCAAGGAAGAGAAGATCCTTTCCGAGATCTCGTGGGACATCTTGGTGTTCAACTACCACCGGAATCTCCAAGAAAATGCTCTTTCCAAGAACTATGCTCTCAAGATCCTGCAG gaaaagATGGTGTCCCAGGCCGCAGGAGAGGAAGTGTTCCGAGACGGACTGCTGGACAATCTCGAGGAGGAATTCAACTCCTTCGACGAATTGGAGAAGCTCACAGCGCCGCCTCgcatggggtag
- the LOC125044757 gene encoding GPN-loop GTPase 3-like — protein sequence MRYAHLVLGPAGSGKSTYCEVVQRHAETCNRVINVVNLDPAAEAFNYGALVDVRDLIQLDDVMQADDMDFGPNGGLVFCMEYLMEPDGLEWLREQLGDYDDDCILFDCPGQIELYTHMNVMKILIQNLQSWDFRVCAVFVLDSVYMVDAAKFLSGSLAALATMVQLEVPHVNVLTKMDLLNKSAKDQLEMFLEPEVHELLTSDHSVSKFNKKYHKLTHALGKVIDDFSLVRYIPLNINNEESLTDLLIQTDFALQYGEDSDVKTRDFEYQDKEDEEEDPKFND from the exons ATGAGATATGCACACCTGGTCCTGGGTCCAGCAGGCTCAGGCAAGTCAACTTACTGTGAAGTTGTTCAGAGACATGCCGAAACCTGCAATAGAGTGATAAA TGTTGTCAACCTTGACCCAGCCGCTGAAGCCTTCAACTATGGTGCCTTGGTGGATGTCCGTGACCTCATTCAGCTGGATGATGTCATGCAAGCAGACGACATGGACTTCGGCCCCAATGGAGGGCTTGTGTTCTGCATGGAGTATCTGATGGAGCCAGATGGATTGGAGTGGCTAAGG GAGCAGCTGGGAGACTATGATGATGACTGCATTTTGTTTGATTGCCCAGGACAGattgaattatacacacacatgaatgttatGAAGAT aTTAATACAAAACCTTCAGTCATGGGATTTTCGTGTATGTGCAGTGTTTGTCCTGGATTCTGTGTACATGGTTGATGCTGCAAAATTTCTTTCTGGTTCGCTGGCTGCTTTGGCAACAATGGTACAACTGGag GTCCCTCACGTTAATGTCTTGACAAAAATGGACTTATTAAATAAATCAGCAAAGGACCAATTGGAGATGTTCTTGGAACCGGAAGTACATGAACTTTTGACATCAGATCATTCAGTTTCCAAGTTTAATAAAAA GTACCACAAGCTTACACATGCACTGGGTAAAGTAATTGATGACTTTTCATTAGTCCGCTACATTCCTCTAAACATTAACAATGAGGAATCTTTGACAGACTTGCTGATACAGACTGACTTTGCACTCCAGTATGGTGAAGATTCAGATGTCAAAACACGTGACTTTGAGTAtcaagataaagaagatgaagaagaagacccTAAATTTAATGATTAA